The segment ATAATTTAGTTAGTTGGGAACAAGGGAACTGAGAGCAGCTCTGGCATATGCCTAGGGATGGCTTAGCCCTCATGCCCTGTCCGTACCTTttatcctttattttattttttcttcagTGAGAAATTCAGCTGTAATTTCATTTAGTAGTGATGTAATTGCTGGTCTACTTTAATTAAATTTCCAAGTACCTATGATAAAATCCAAGAGTTAAGTTCATCTTAATGATGGCTGTTTTGCATAAAACACTTGAAGGAACAACTAAGCTTCATCTTCTTGCATTATATGAGGTTAAATGAGCTTGTTGGATTGATTGGAGGAAGAATTGGGTAGTAGGTGAAGTTTTATATAACAGTACTAATGTATGGCTTCATGATTTAGAGCCACTATGAGACAATGAGCTGGCTAGCTATATAATGAAGACCAGGAACTTTGAATAACAAACAAGCCTCTCCTGTCGTATCAGTCATTGGATTGACAGGAGATTGGTTTTGGGTCAAACCaccgaattttaaaaaaattaagttatTACAAGTTTGAGTTTTGTTGTTATTTATAAGAGAAATTATTTGGGTTTTaagtaatttcaaaaaaaattcatattaaaatttaaatgattTTAGGTTTTAAGATGAAATTTGAGTCAAATTAAATACAGGGATGATAAAATGACTTAGATTTGATAGATTATTTTAGGAACTTACCATATTGAGTATTGAGCAGAGTTGCCAGAGTGTCAAAACCACGTGGTGTCTCGTCTCAACTCAGCTATAATCACCTTGGTTTGCAACTCGAAACCCACATGATATGACTGATTATTTACTTTAGCGGCTCTAATCTAACAATAACAGCTAATATAATTATTCGCGGATCCAGTGCCCTCGGCCCCGATCCTCACCCTGCCCCTCGTGCGTGCGCCTTAGTTGTCATCCCTTTATATACTACTTATCCATCtccatttttttctcaatttctctTATCAAAAGCACACAACTCGGAGGAGACCCAATTAAAACACCAAATCCAAAAAAATGGTAGGCGTTTTCAGGCGCTCCCTCTCTTTTCCAAACAAAACCCTTACCCGTCCACCTAAACCACAAATTTCTCACCACATCAGGTCCATCTCTCTCCCCTGCAGATCACATCCCTTGATTACTCAAATCAAAGATGAAATCACCGACCTCAAAACCTGGTCCCGCAGTCCCGAGAAGCCAACCTCAGCTTGGCTTTGTGACGGTTTGCTCCGTCTAAAGGACCTTCAAGATTCCCTCCACGACATTCTTCAGCTCCCCCAGACCCAGCAGTTGTTAAGCCATAAGCGTGAATGGGTCGAGAAGCTCCTCGAAGATTTCCTCCGTTTCGTCGATGTTTACGGCATCTTCCAAACCTCGTTTCTTTCTCTCAAAGAAGAGCAACACTCTGCGCGGGTGGCTCTAAGGAGAAAAGACGACTCCAGGATTGCCGTGTACCTGAAAGGTCGCAAGAAGATGGCTAAAGAGATAGCAAAACTCGTATCGTCTATCCGATGCATTGGGCGATACTCATTTCCTGCATCGGCTTTCGTTTCCATTTTAGACACGGAGCTGACCGGTGTTATCAGCGACATTATCGAAGTGACCGTTTCAGTATCGGTGGCGCTTTTCAACGGGATTTCCATGGCCTATACTTCAAGCAAATCGTCATGGATTAGGTTGGCGTTGACCAAGAAATCCAAAAAGGTTAAGATTGAGGGAAGCATCAAAGAATTTGAAGAAATGGGTGAAGCCAACGTGTGGAGCCTGAGAAGGAAGGGAGACGAGGAAGTGAGGATGGTTTTGGAGAGAATGCAAAACTTGGAAAGGTGCATTGCTGATATCGAAAGTGGAAGCGACAAAGCCTTTAGGAGTCTGATAAACACTAGGGTTTCGCTGCTCAATACTCTCACCATGTAGCCGTAGGAAGGAAATTTGAAAAAGTTATTTCACGTAATTATCGTCTCACAAACAAAATAGCGACGTAATTTACCCTTTTTATCTCTGTGAActctctctttttatttttatctattctTGTGTTCTTTTCCCTAGTAGAAAGAAGTGAAAAATTAGTGTCCGAAAGTGCATCCAAGTCGAGAGGTTTTCAATGGTGTATAGTCGTCATATTCTTAAACATTTTGGTCTTCAAAACATTGCATTTTGGCAACAATATGTACAATTTTGAGaggcatttaaaaaaaaaaatccaaaggcGTTATCTTTATAATCTGAGTTAGCTTCATTCATATGGTTCTTAGATCTGCCCGACATTTGCTCTATATACCAAATTCGACGGCAGTGATTATCCAAAAAACCGACTGCAACTGTGGGGTATTTCACTTTaattgttttgttaatggatCAGATCTAGAAAAAATGTGCCAATAAACTTGAAATAATTATTAACTGATTAAATTTTAAAGTGtaacacttttacactttatgtgaatttaacctttatttttaaaattaaatttaatcattaatattctaaaaatagttaaattgtttttctttaacaaaatgttggttaaaatattaatttttttaacaatattaGTATGTCAGACCATATGCACTTCATGCTGAGATGACACTATTTGTTTTATATTATCACGTCAAcaagtaatttaaaattttaaaaatatttaaaatttaaaaactataaaaagttCAAAATAACTAGCACGTGTatgaaaatttaacattttaaatggcatttctattaaaaaaactaattagacactttttcaaaaatagattgtCAAATTAGACTTTATTTAAAAGATTAATAtcgaatttaactaaaaaaaaggaACAAAACGAACAAGGGTTAAAAAgctaaatttaatattatgtaaaaatttaaaatatataaattttttaacaaatgTATTAAATATACATCATCCTGTTGGGATGGAATAGCATTAATTCCCCATAAATAAATTTCCCTTTTATATTCAAATAAATGGCCAAAAGCATCAAAAGCTATATTAATTACCCTCTTGTGTTGCTCATTAGCTTAATAAGAAACAAAAAGCTTTTTCCGTTGCACGTTGCCGGCAGTAGAAACATATATACTACGTGACAACTACAGCTCTTATATGCCTTAACGGCAATTAAAAGAATACAAAGAAAAGCAACCAATCGGCAAGAGAAAAGCtgaatattatgaaaataaaataggTAGGGCAAGGAATTAAAGAAAACAGCACATGGTTTTGTCAGATAATGTTTGAATTTGATCAGGTGGTTTTATTTCaaggaaaacaaaagaaaagagttGTCGTGTGCCAATCATTCCTTCATCGTTAGTTATGCTGAAGAAAATGTTAAATCGTAAAGGAAATTATAAGTGATAAGTAGTGCAAATAATTGGGACTGCTTCAATTCCCTTCAACTTGCGATCAGAAATTATGGATTCTGCACCGGCAATGGCAGATGATTGTTTGTGGTGAGAAGTTAGCATTCCCGGTAAAAGCGAAGCATCAAGATAGCCAAGACCTAATAGGGTGGGCCCTTTAGTTAGTTGgtctcaattatatatatataaagatgcTGATCTCGTGGATAATTCAAGAAAATGTGAAATTATTtgacaaagaaaagaaaatgttatCTCATTCGTCTATTCTATCCTTCTGAATAATTGGGAATTTTGATTTGTCTTGTGTTCTATGGCCATAAATAAATGATGTTTTAAGGGACCCCATCATTTCATGTTTTCCAGGAATAAAGTTGTAATATTCATCATTCAAGGGTTGAAAAATGCAGTAATTTCCCATGAAGTCCTTTGAATTTATTCTTTTTGGTTTAAAATCTTTTAATGTTGGGTAACTATATTATGCTCAAACTAAATTAAAAGTTGATTTTGATCGGACCTTTCTCACATTATTTTTTCATTAGTAAGATTTAAACTAAAACCTTATCTAAGGTTTATTAAATTCTCTACACTTGATTCAATAGAAATTAATAAAAGGTGATATTAGTTTAATTACGTCGATTTTTAGATTTTTAGACTTAtttaaaaatgaattttatttaatgattttcaatatcatttaactaaaattttaatctattttaataaaaaattctaaataattttttaattattttatgattttaaatataaaatatttatttttatatcataaaaattaaaataaatatatattgaataaaaatcaGTAATTGAATCTATGTTTGGATCCTTATTTTGACTTTTTTAATGCAATTGTTATACATTTATAGTCCTAAGGCTAGGATCAGGGTATGGCCCTATTAGACTAGCAATAGGCAATAGTGACAAGGAAGGACCGTAGTTGAACCTATATAAACTTCAATTGGTGATCAAAGGTGGACCTTTCCCACCCAAATAAACCAAGCTTTGGGCTACATATCTGTCCTTTTGCCGAGCAGGTAGGCCTCTTAACTTATTTTAAGCATCTTTTTTCAAAAGCTTTTCACTCTCACAACACCTAATTTCCTTTAATGGGATTTAAAGCCCTTTTGTGGCATAAATGATTTCTAAGTTGAATCGaaataaagtgaaaataattgAAGTGCTTTAATTCTTTCTAGACCATATAAAGTATAAAGACGGAAAATGTATTAAAAATTGGGGGTGGGGTGGAAAGGACCCCTCCATAATGCACCTACCATCGTTCAGAGTAGGACAGGCAGCTCCCATGTACAGTGACATTGCCCTTATTTCCATTTTCCAAGCTTAAAAAACATCATGGATTGGCATATTTCCACTTGAGCATTTCATTAgttccatgattacaatgtctaCTTTTGTAAATAATTTCCCAAACGAGACAAACTATGATACCAACGGAAATGGTGGCCAATGACCCCTTACAGCAGTACAAGAAATTAACATGGTGGTTCAAGTTAGGGGTGTGTTAAAAAGATGTCTTGTTGATTAgttaatcttttattttaaatcttCCATTAAAGTAAACTCAAAAAACAGAAAGCATGAAAAGGCTAAAACATCTTTGTTATATATTATGAGGGACAAAAGCACTTTCCCTTCCCCTGATTCGTGCACTTAGGTTTTGAAAATGAATGGCACCTGCAATTGTTGCTTAGTAAATAATATTCAAAGTAGCGCAAGGATTTGGGCAGAGGTAGAAGTAGCGCTACAGCTACGGACATGTGATGGCATGCAATGacacatcaaaatatatatattttataagggCACTAATAAAAGCTAGGCTTTCATAGGAATTGGGATCCTGTAAAAAGCTTGGGATGAAAATGAGGGCCATGCCTTCTCCTCATCCACACATTTCCCCACCTTAAGAACAAAAGAAAGAGACCAGATAATAAGACAAAGATTTTGTTGAGTTGGAATTCCTCCACACTATCCATTGGAGTTCAAAGATGTAAGTTCCATATTGATGTAAGGATTATTGGATTAAGTCCATGGAAAGATATTGTTTGTTTTACAAGTTTGAAAACAGGCATTGTAATTTTATCCTTAGCAAAAGGTTGTTCACGATGACTTTTGCTTTATAAGATCTTGTAATTGTGCAATGTGCAGAGGTATATTCACTTTTGGTTCAACCAATGATAAAAGTAGATAGCAAAATTGTGTTTAGGAAGTAAAGCAAAATATTTGACAAGTTTGGCAAGATTTGATGTGTAGCAATGAAAAACTAGAAAAAGTTAAGGTGACGCCAAGATTCGCCCTGCTAATTCAAACAAGTAGCATGGGTTTAGGGTTGAAGAAATTTCCCAAACATAATTAGCAAAAGGAGGAGATTTTGAGCAGGTGAAACAACAAAAGAATCGGTAGTAGTTGTATTACCCCAAAGATGATCAATAACAATCTaaattgttagagttgtgtgacccaaattttaAGAGATTGCTTAACGGTATGTAAAGATGAGGACTAATTGGGCAGCTGACCCTATTAATCCGTTCTTTGCAAGAGTCGAAGCATAATCTTTTTGCTTTTTAAATAGAATTTTTCCCGCTTAATGGATAAGCATTTGCTACTAATGGGGAATTTTTTCTCATCTTAAATTCTAAAATTGGATTTACGCCGGAAACCATAAATTTCATACACAATAGAAGGATATGATAGATCTATCTTTTTTAGATAGTGAACGGACGAACCCCATTCTATTCACTGGTATGGATCGTTGATACTGAAAAAGTTattcaagttaaacaaaatatattttctttctagaaga is part of the Gossypium arboreum isolate Shixiya-1 chromosome 5, ASM2569848v2, whole genome shotgun sequence genome and harbors:
- the LOC108451784 gene encoding uncharacterized protein LOC108451784 is translated as MVGVFRRSLSFPNKTLTRPPKPQISHHIRSISLPCRSHPLITQIKDEITDLKTWSRSPEKPTSAWLCDGLLRLKDLQDSLHDILQLPQTQQLLSHKREWVEKLLEDFLRFVDVYGIFQTSFLSLKEEQHSARVALRRKDDSRIAVYLKGRKKMAKEIAKLVSSIRCIGRYSFPASAFVSILDTELTGVISDIIEVTVSVSVALFNGISMAYTSSKSSWIRLALTKKSKKVKIEGSIKEFEEMGEANVWSLRRKGDEEVRMVLERMQNLERCIADIESGSDKAFRSLINTRVSLLNTLTM